CCATTCGCTTTGACCATGTCTAATTAAAACTAGTTTCATTTACATCCTTTCTGCAACAAAATCAGCAAGTTCAAGAAGGCGTCCAGAGTATCCATACTCATTGTCATACCATGCAAATACTTTTACCTTGTTGCCATCGACTACTAGTGTGGATAGTCCGTCAATAATAGAGGAGTGAGGATTATTGACAATATCACTTGAAACTACTTCATCATAAGTAATTTCCAAAATTCCTTTGAGGTTACCATTCATCGCCTCTTCAAAAGCTTTATTTACATCTTCAGTGCTTACTTCTTTTTTGAGTGTTGCACTGATGTCAGTGATTGCAACATCAGGTACCGGTACGCGAAGCGCTAATGCATTCATTTTTCCTTGCAGTTCTGGAATCACTTTTGTTGTAGCAATAGCAGCTCCGGTAGTTGTAGGAATAATATTTGCAGCAGCTGCTCTTCCCCGTCTGTGTTTTCCAGGATTTTTTCTATCAACTGTTGCTTGAGAAGAGGTGTACGCATGGACAGTTGTCACAAGTGCACTCTCGATTCCAAAATTGTCATTGAGCACTTTAATTGCAGGGGCTAAAGAGTTAGTTGTACAGCTTGCATTTGAAATTACATCATGTTTAGTTGGGTCGTACCAGTCTTGATTGACTCCCATTACGATTGTAAGCTCTGCATCTTTGCTTGGAGCTGAGATGATTACTTTTTTAGCTCCAGCTTTTAAGTGTTTTGCTGCATCATCTCTTTTGGTGAAATGGCCAGTACACTCTAAAACAATATCCACTCCAAGCTCTTTCCAAGGAAGTTTTTCAGGATCTCTTCCAGTAACAAGTTTGATCTGTTGATTGCCTACTTTGAGATAGTCTTCACCATACTCTACAGGAGCTGGAAATCTGCCGTGTACAGAATCAAATTTGAGCATATATGCTAAATCTTCAGCAGTTCCGCTGCCTCCATTAGCCACACAAATTTCTACATTTTTTGGCTTATTAACAATATAATGCCAAAGTACCAGTTTGCCGATTCTACCAAGACCATTTATTGCTACTTTTTTCATATGTTCTCCTCAACTTTTTATTTATAGTATCTATTTTTAAATTAAAGATGAATAATTTCACCCTGTTTAACTATATGCACCTTTTTGTGAAGTGTCTGTATAAGGTGTTTTTTGAAAATATGCTGTTTATCTTCTTCTCCATGAATGAGAAAAATCTTTTTAAGGCCATCTATCGCGCTTAGCCAATTTGTCAGTTCTTTTTGATCTGCATGTGCTGAAAATCCATTGATTGTATAAATTTGCGCATTGACTTTAATACGTTCGCCATAAATTTCTATGAATTGTGCTCCTTCAATGATCTCTCTTCCAAGTGTTCCTTCAGCTTGATATCCTACAAAAATTACAGTATTACGCTTGTCCCAGATGCGGTGTTTAAAATGGTGCAAAATGCGTCCACCATTGCACATTCCACTTCCAGCTATGATAATCATAGGGCCTTTTTTGCCGTTAATACGTTTTGATGCATTTGTTGTAGTTGCAAAGCGAAGATTCGGAAAAGTAAAAGGCTCATGAAGGTTTTTGCAATAATCTGAGAGAAGATATTTGTATTTTTCATATACTTTTGTTGTTTTGATAGCCATTGGTGAGTCAAGAAAGACTTCAGTGTGATGTGGTAGTTCACCTTTGCGTGACATTTGTCCAAGAATACAGAGTAGCTGCTGAGTCCGCTCAATAGCAAAAGAGGGAATAAGTACTGTACCATTGTGTTTAAGCGTTTTAAGAACAGCCTCTTTAAACTCTGCAACACTTGATGCGTAGTCTTTGTGGAGTCTATCTCCATACGTACTTTCCACAAAAACATTTGGAGAGGCAAAAGGCGTTTGAGGTGGAGGATTGAGTTTGACTTGCTGATTGCCAATATCTCCACTGAAAACTACATGTTTTTGAATGTTACCATCCTTATATATTATCTCGATAAAAGCAGCCCCTATAATATGCCCTGCATCTTTATATCGTACATGAATATTTGATCCAAGTTTGATAGTCTGCCCATAGTTGATATTGCGGCGAGGAAGCCGCAAGGTAGCTTTTACATCTTCTTTGGTGTAGAGGGGTTTTTTCACACTCTCCTCTTCACCACGGCGCTGCGCCTTTTTAAAAGCTGTTGCATAATCTTCACTCATAAGATGGGCAGTATCTAAAAGGACGATCTTCATGAGTTCGAATGTGGCTGGAGTTGCAATGATTTTCCCTCTAAAGCCACCTTTATAGAGTAGTGGAATACGTCCTACATGATCAAGATGTCCATGTGTGACAAGAAGATAATCGATCTCTTTTGGATCAAAACCTAAAGGTTCATAGTTTTTCCACTCATCCAATCCCTGAAACATGCCACAATCGACTAAAACTTTCGTGCCATCATCAAATTTGATAAAATGGCACGATCCTGTTACTACTTCAGCAGCACCGTAGCTAATCTCTATAGTCATTGTTCCATCTCCGCTACATCTTTTATGATTTTAAGGACACTATCAGGATTGAGACTCATAGACTCAATTCCTATTTTGACTAAAAACTCGGCAAATTCTGGATAGTCTGAAGGAGCCTGTCCGCAAAGCCCTGAGTATTTACCATTTCTTTTTGCTCCTTCCACTGCCATTTGCACCATCTTTTTGACGCCTTCATCTCTTTCATCATAATCAAATGAAACGATTTCACTGTCCCTATCGACTCCGAGTGTGAGCTGGGTAAGGTCATTGGTTCCGATGCTTATACCATCGTAAATTTGCAAAAACTCATCAATCTGGATAACGTTGTTAGGAATTTCGCACATCATATAGATTTGAACATTGTCTAATCCATGCTCAACCATCGCCTTTTTGACCCGTTTTGCCTCATCGACTCTTCTGCAAAATGGGATCATCAAAACAATATTGTCAAATCCCATCTCCTGGGTGGCTCGTTTCATCGCTTTGCACTCAAGCTCAAACCCCTCGGCATAGCTTGGATGTGTGTAGCGTGCAGCCCCACGAAAGCCTAACATTGGATTATCTTCTACTGGCTCAAAATGGCGTCCTCCAAGCAGATTCGCATACTCATTCGATTTAAAATCACTCATTCTAACAATACACTTTTTGGGATAAACGCAGCTTGCGATAGTTGCTACACCTTCACTTAAAGTTTTTATAAAAAAATCCTCTGCATCTCCTTCAAAAGGAAATGCAAGTTCATCGATTAAAGCACGTTCTGTATCACTAAGCATCTCTGGATGTCTGATTGCCATAGGATGGGCTTTAATGTAGTTGTTGATGATAAACTCCATTCTTGCAAGACCTATACCATCAACAGGAAGTTTTGCAAGACTAAAGGCAAGCTCTGGATTGCCCAAATTCATCATGATTTTTGTTTTTGGTCGAGGTAGTTTGGAAATATCCACTTTTTCAACCTCATATGGAAGTATCCCCTCATAAATTTTTCCAATTTCACCTTCTGCACAACTGACAGTTACCGGCTGATTGTCATGGAGTACTTTTGTGGCGTTCTTTGCCCCAACCACTGCCGGCTTTCCAAGCTCTCGGC
The Nitratiruptor tergarcus DSM 16512 genome window above contains:
- the gap gene encoding type I glyceraldehyde-3-phosphate dehydrogenase, which encodes MKKVAINGLGRIGKLVLWHYIVNKPKNVEICVANGGSGTAEDLAYMLKFDSVHGRFPAPVEYGEDYLKVGNQQIKLVTGRDPEKLPWKELGVDIVLECTGHFTKRDDAAKHLKAGAKKVIISAPSKDAELTIVMGVNQDWYDPTKHDVISNASCTTNSLAPAIKVLNDNFGIESALVTTVHAYTSSQATVDRKNPGKHRRGRAAAANIIPTTTGAAIATTKVIPELQGKMNALALRVPVPDVAITDISATLKKEVSTEDVNKAFEEAMNGNLKGILEITYDEVVSSDIVNNPHSSIIDGLSTLVVDGNKVKVFAWYDNEYGYSGRLLELADFVAERM
- a CDS encoding MBL fold metallo-hydrolase RNA specificity domain-containing protein, which gives rise to MTIEISYGAAEVVTGSCHFIKFDDGTKVLVDCGMFQGLDEWKNYEPLGFDPKEIDYLLVTHGHLDHVGRIPLLYKGGFRGKIIATPATFELMKIVLLDTAHLMSEDYATAFKKAQRRGEEESVKKPLYTKEDVKATLRLPRRNINYGQTIKLGSNIHVRYKDAGHIIGAAFIEIIYKDGNIQKHVVFSGDIGNQQVKLNPPPQTPFASPNVFVESTYGDRLHKDYASSVAEFKEAVLKTLKHNGTVLIPSFAIERTQQLLCILGQMSRKGELPHHTEVFLDSPMAIKTTKVYEKYKYLLSDYCKNLHEPFTFPNLRFATTTNASKRINGKKGPMIIIAGSGMCNGGRILHHFKHRIWDKRNTVIFVGYQAEGTLGREIIEGAQFIEIYGERIKVNAQIYTINGFSAHADQKELTNWLSAIDGLKKIFLIHGEEDKQHIFKKHLIQTLHKKVHIVKQGEIIHL